The following proteins are encoded in a genomic region of Gopherus flavomarginatus isolate rGopFla2 chromosome 14, rGopFla2.mat.asm, whole genome shotgun sequence:
- the LOC127034358 gene encoding E3 ubiquitin-protein ligase RNF182-like yields MSYPHTEGEEKVPNDELECKICYQRFNIHSRKPKILNCLHRVCARCLTKILHIGDGCPCISCPFCRRETQLHEDEVEGLPNDTNVMSKLMLKDKTIWNSDYKEVVLTPKNLAFSSPSHGSSNCLVITIMEVQRDSTRTPSQNTISDYYADHSLDSVSVSSHSQLDQDLFSKLCNHVPRILVWLLGFFYFGSLPLGIYLLVIQKVTLGIVCVSLVPSSLTVCLVYGFCQCLWQGMCDCSSRS; encoded by the coding sequence ATGAGTTACCCTCACACTGAAGGGGAAGAAAAGGTGCCAAATGATGAGCTGGAGTGCAAAATTTGTTACCAGAGATTTAACATTCATAGTCGTAAACCCAAAATACTGAACTGTCTTCACAGAGTATGTGCTAGGTGTTTGACTAAAATACTTCACATAGGAGATGGCTGTCCTTGCATTAGTTGTCCTTTTTGCCGCCGTGAGACACAGTTGCATGAAGATGAAGTTGAAGGACTACCTAATGATACAAACGTTATGTCCAAACTCATGTTAAAAGACAAAACAATATGGAATTCCGACTATAAAGAAGTAGTTTTAACACCAAAGAACTTGGCTTTCTCAAGCCCCTCTCATGGATCTTCAAATTGCTTAGTAATAACAATTATGGAAGTACAGAGAGACTCTACTAGGACGCCAAGCCAAAACACTATCTCAGATTATTACGCAGACCATAGCCTTGACTCAGTATCTGTCAGTTCTCACAGTCAGCTAGACCAAGATCTCTTCTCTAAGCTTTGTAATCATGTACCCAGAATACTGGTATGGCTGTTAGGATTTTTCTACTTTGGCTCACTGCCTCTTGGAATCTATTTATTAGTGATTCAGAAAGTGACCCTAGGAATTGTGTGCGTCAGTCTTGTTCCCTCAAGTCTAACTGTATGTCTTGTGTATGGTTTCTGTCAATGCCTCTGGCAGGGAATGTGTGACTGCTCTTCAAGAAGCTGA